The Elgaria multicarinata webbii isolate HBS135686 ecotype San Diego chromosome 7, rElgMul1.1.pri, whole genome shotgun sequence nucleotide sequence aacggttggggcctgTCGGCACATgccatctactgctttcataccactttcatagtgctatatcctgcttggtgtagatgtgtcctgggccccaacagttgtcagtgcacttcagtaccactataaagcagtattgtagatcctgcagtgcacttcaatactggtataaagcagtagtgtggttcctgccttttatataatgctttcataccactttcatagtggaatatcctcatGATCCCTAAGAGAAAatgtttccctttccctttctccacacaatgcataattttgtgcatctctatcatctctcccctcaatcaccctttttctaagctaaagagtcccagatgttgcaacctttcctcctaggggagttgctccagtccctggATAATTTTCGTTGAACTTCAGTCATGGTtggttgggtttttattttttgtaacctGGTTTGAATAGGATAAAACTCAtcaaaaaataaatccagaacaGGCAGCAGAGACCACTGTAGTTGTGCATGTTGAAGACCTTTGGAGAAGCTTAAAACCCCAGCATATCCAGGAGAGAAAAATATAACTTTGGAGGCTAACCTGCATTGGATTTGGTTCTGAAGAGAGgttcagacccccccccccaaaaaaaagctggGCATGAGGGCGACCGGGGAGACCATTCGACtcaccccccctcacccccagaaCCACTGCCCCCACCACTCACAGAACTAACCTTAACCATGTATCCTCAAttagagccaccattttgaaggAAGATGGGCGCTCCAATTTTCATAGATCTAGTCACAAATAgctctttatggccaccatagctTGCGACTGTAGATCTACGCAACTACAGAGACCACATCATCATTCAAAATGTCAGCTCTAATTGAGGATTTGGAGTTAAGGAAAGTCCCACAGGCAACAGGTCAGtttggactcctggttggcctcatgGCCTGAATCAGGCTGGGCTGATACGCTTCAGGGTGAGTTATCCTGTTCTGGTACTGATGCCCCGAGAGAGATTtaatctctctaatgaatgtaatatGCAAGAGCtgaagatggcttctctgccaaaagGTGGTCAcaagtggctacatgccagatttgcattccttaatggtggacatcatgtcctagcagacaaagggaaaaacttttgaccaatagagcatcgaatgtgacctatgactcattgagtttgtacaccttaacttgaaaattgaatgttgCTAATTGAACTAgcaaatccagaactgaccaatagaagggttagaaagagactaacaccctgttgtagtcagggcctatatatactctgggattcctttgttctgggtgccttcATCTTGTGGAaccagagagcacccccatattgcagtatcggaagtaaatggattaagtgtattcatagaatcatagaatagcagagttggaaggggcctacaaggccatcaagtccaaccccctgctcaaggcaggaatccaccctaaagcatccctgacaggtggttgtccagctgcctcttgaaggcctctagtgtgggagagcccaccacctccctaggtcactggttccattgtcatactactctaacagtcaggaagttgttcctgatgtccagccggaatctggcttcctgtcacttgatgccattattccgtgtcctgcactctgggaggatcgagaagagatcctggccctcctctgtgtgacagccttttaagtattctccaaccttgtgtgtttgattggctattaacacaCCAAGGaagtgggcctttaaatccctggttaaggggcAACAGTACCACTCTGAATGTAGGATGAATCAGCCCACTTGAGCTTATGATTCCGCCCCGAAACAGTGCAGAGTCCTAGATTTAATACTTAGCTCCTCTTTTAACTTCCCACTTTTGGAGCAATTCAAGTCTCTTAGCTAGGAAAATACAATTTGGCCTCCGGCAATTTACTCTGACAAGCAAAGAGAGCATTCATGTAATTAGCAACTTTGAGAATAGCTTGTAAAAAGTAGTAATAGATGTGGAGGCCTGGATCAGATCCCTAATGGGGAGCAGATAGGGATACTTTAAtcctttgcccccccctccctATTTGCATTGAAAGAAAAGTTCCCATACAGACAATGGGAGGCACCTCATACAGCTTGGTCCTCAACTTTCAattctgcagccaggaaatcagaagacgtttacttcttgggaggagagcaatgacaaatcttgataaaatagttaagaccagagacaccacactgacaacaaaggtccgcatagttaaagcaatggtattccccgtagtaacctatggctgcgagagctggaccataaggaaagctgagcgaaggaagatagatgcttttgaactgtggtgttggaggaaaattctgagagtgccttggactgcaagaagatcaaaccagtccatactccaggaaataaagccagactgctcacttgagggaatggtattcaaggcaaaactgaaatactttggccacataatgagaagacaggataccctagagaagaggctgatgctatggaaagtggaaggcaaaaggaagaggggccgaccaagggcaagacggagggatgatattctggaggtgacagacttgaccttgggggagctaggggtggcaacggccgacagaaagctctggcgtgggctggtccatgaagtcacgaagagtcggaaacgactgaacgaataaacaacaaaaacaggggAGGTACAATGACTTATACTACATGGAGATGCTGTGAGGAAAACAAAAATGATTGCGAGAGACATAAAGATGTCGTGGCGTCAGACCACAGCCTCACAGCCTCCGTTGTTTTGATTTCTTTCTCATCCAGCTCCGAAGGCGAGGGAGGGCTACCCTTCACTTAGTTCATCCTCACTACAATCCGGTTTTAGGCTTTTATTTGCCCAAGACCAAGTGCAAGAGGATTTTCCTAGAAAGACAAAGTCACCATTACACCATCACGCGTGATAATTGCAGATGTATTTTGCTTTCGTAATACGCATGGAAACTGCAGCATGAGCATATGAGTAATGTCAAAATACATACACGTGATTTATCAATTAATGATACAcattgggttgtgtgtgtttttcttcattcttttacATGATGGATGAGAAGTACACCAGAATTTGGGGCTGAACTCCTAGCTCCACTCCGATAGGAGAGGCTACCTAAACCTCACAGAGTGATGAAAACACACACCCTATTTCAACATCCTTTTCTCCTCCCTGCCGCAACCCAGACACTCTGCCGCTCTTGCCAGCACTCCGTATTGTACTGACTGGAGCGGTTTCACTACTTCTAGAGTAAAGCTGCTCCTCGTAAGCAGATGCGCAACACCACAATCAGTCCCAGTTGAATCAACTTTTATTTCACGTCCGAAGTTACGTCTACAGCCTCACCTccctgccttttgccctgcctagGATTCGGTCTCCCAGATTCCGGAAAAGCAGGAGGGCTTGCTCCACCTAGTCCATTCAAGGGAGAGTCCAAATGCTATAAACTTTTAAAGCGTCCAACTGGCCTTCATCGCAGACACTCACAGCAACTCACAGGAAAGAGGATACCCACACTCTGTTAAGTTCTAAATAAGAGGTTACAAaatagatgtaaaaaaaaaaaaccctccccaaaacaaaacaaaatctactCCCAGATACTGCTGCATGCACTAGAAAgggctttaattaaaaaaaagtcggggggggggagggagatataTGTTTTGACCTGGCATTCAGTGCTGGCGTTGGTCTTTAACCAAGGTGCAAATACACCATGTGCTCCTCTCTCGCTACTCGCCTGCATGTTGTCCCTTCCACAATCGCTGCAGGACTCTTTCTGCtgactaaaaataaaatacaagactGTCCCATCCACCTGTCCCTTAACGCTAAGGGACAGCTCTGTGGTACTCCCAGGCAGGAGAAAGATCGGAATAGGGCTATGATGGCTTCGCGTAGTCTCTCGCCTGGTTCTTTGAAATGCCAGCCCAAGAGCACAGCCACGGCTTCCAACGCTACCCCAGGCATACCTTTGGGTCTAGAAGCGCCAGGCCAGCCCCACTACACTGTGGACAGGGAGCGTGGGCAGAGAAGTGGCAGTAGGGGAAAGAGAGGCGGGGGCGAGGGAGGGGGCACATTCTATGTCTATTGGCAAGAGTGAAGGGACGCCAGCAGGACTATAAGCTAAAATAGTCCAGGCTATTGTGGCGGCAAAGGTTCGTGGTCCAGATGGTGTCCGCCCTGTTCGCACTCAGCAGCATCTGCTGGAGTTCGTTGCTGACCCGCGCGAACTTCTCCTCATCCACAGAGCCATTGAGCAGGTTGGAGGAGGTGGGGGGCCATGGCAAGTCTTCGCCGTAGCAGTCCACGGGGTAGGGGTAGATGACGAGCTTCAAGTCCAAGAGGCCCACCGCCCTGTGGAGCAGGTTCTTCAGCCCCTTGGCCGAGATGGGGTTGCCAAACACGCCCAGGTAGCGGAGCCGGGAGCAGCGGCACAGGGCGGGGAGGAGCACATTCAGGTGGGTGTCCATCAGGCGGCACTCCATGATGTCCAGGTGGAGCAGCGTGGAGGCCGCCTCGGTCAGCAGGCCTTGGAAAGGCTGGAGGAGGCTGTCCGAGAGGTTGTTCCCACTGAGGTCCAGCTTCTTCAGGGCAGGTGTGTGGAGGCTCTGAGACAGGTAGGCGAAGTCGTTGGGCAGAAGGTAACAGAAGGCCAGCTCCAGGCTCTCTAAGGGGCTTTGCAAGTCTCTGCGGACAGAGGAAAGGACACCGTTACGCAGACCCACAACACACTTTCCTACagcccttacctgctgccacgtTTAACGGGACCTCCCTTTCAGAGCCAAAAAGTGGCCAAGaaatgctttaaagataaaaacggAACTCTGCGTTGACTCCCCATTTTCACTGAAGGGGACTCAGACCACCACTTCCCTCCTTGCAGCGATGGCTGCACTTACCATGTGGAAGAAAGAAATCGAGGGgaagtgggttgtgtgaatgggCCCGCTACAACACTCACTGGCGTACACAAGTATTAGCTGTGGAGATGGCAACAGGAACTTTCAGATGGCCTAGCTGAACTTGTTTCTCATTTATTAACTGCAAAAGCCAACGGACGTGGGGGGAAACAGTGGCCTGTCTCACATGAGAGTTAAAAGTGAGACAGAAGCCTAGTGGTggcaggagaaggacagaggcaGCTGTGTGAAGACCAGGCACAGCGCCTTGGTAGCTGGGTTGCCTTCCTGTAGCATGCATTCAAGATGCGAGAGAGGCCGCCAAGACTCAAACCAACTGACTACTCTCCTCTACTACTGATCCACGTAAGAAACAGCAACACAGCAGGAGGAAACATTGAATGGATCTCCAGAGACTGTGAGCCTTTGGGTAGGAAGGGGAAGGAATTGGGGGCAGAAGTGGTCTTTTCATCACTCCCTGGTGTCGGCAGGGAAAGGATACTGAAAGTGAACTGCTGACCATGCAGATGaagtcagagaatcatagaatagtagagctggaaggggcctacaaggccatcgagtccaaccccctgctcagtgcaggaatccacactaaaagcatccctggcagatggctgtccagcggcctcttgaaggcctccagtgtgggagaacccacaacctccctagttcacGGGtttcactgtcatactgctctaacaggaagtttttcctgaagtccttGGGAAAGGTTTGGTTTTGTGGACCATGGCTTTCCATTATTAAGGACTCCACACACATGAAATAAAACATGTATTTCtattttgagagccagtgtgatgtagtggctaaagtgttggactgggagtcaggagatccgggttctagtccccactcggccatggaaacccactgggtgactttgggccagtcacagattctctgcccagcctacctcacagggttgttgtgaggataaaacagagaggaggattatgtacaccaccttgggttccttggagggaaaaaaggcgtgatataaatgcaataataaaatgcagaGAGTGGGGGTGCACCTCACTGGGAGTAGGAAGAATGTGTTTGAAAGGAGCCTTCCATGCCTGACcaggagagctttaaactaattcctggggttgggggtggcaaAAGCCCAGTGCTAACTGTAAGGGAAAGCAGGTAGACTGCGCTGGATAAGGACACATGGGTGATGTGGTACAGGAAGAGGGATTTCTTTTAACTATCTTTTTATGACCCATTAAAGGCTGATAGACAAAGGGCCTTGCCGACACCTGGGGAAGGGAGGATGGCATGGCGGCGGACCTTATCTGTCAAATGGCCATGAGTGATCGGCCAGGCGAAGGGAGGTGTGAAACCAGGCCGAAGAACAAAGCCgcaaggggcggggggagagagctgAGGAGCGGTATAAGGAAGGCCTTCCCTAATCCCGGGGCGGGGTTCGGCTGCTGGCAGGAGGAGCGTAAGATCATGAGAAGTGGGCTCAGCCTGGCGTAAGTTAGGCCCGGTTAAGTTTCATTATTTTAGACCgttactgggtttttatgctaGGCAtgcttttataatgttttattagTTATTCTTCCCCATGTATCAACCCTACCCTTGGTCtaataaagtcttctacctcacTTGGTGAGCCTCTGGCGTCTTTGTCCTGGGGCCCGTGCTAAATCCGGTGAGAATGGCCAGAGAACGCTGCCCTACACCTTTACACTAACTACTGAGATACGTAtcatgctcctggatccatcgctccaaatgacagcccagacagACGCAAcgtccaggagtgcctactatcagcttcagctgaaacgccagctgcgccccttcttaagAGTCAGACGACCTAAAGACagtcgtgcacgtgctggtaacctcaaggcttgacttctgcaatgcgctctacacagggctaccattgtacctagttcggaaacgtcaactagttcaaaatatggcagccaggttggtcaccagtacatctaggggtgagcatattaccccaacattaaagtcactccactggctgccaattagtttccgggcaaagtacaaagtgttggtcattacctttaaagccctaaatggtttgggtccaggttacctgcaggatcgccttctcccatatagtccgccccgcacactcaggtcctctggggtgaacttacttcagtcagctaaaactaggctgacatcagtttcccagaggaccttttcttctgtcgcccccagattgtggaatggcctgccggaggagattcgaaAAATtaactgtgtgattttaaggcagctttaaagactagccttttccagcaggcctatccagatcaatgtaaaatcaagaatttttaaaatgtattgattcctgttctaatgttgttccctgcctcgatccaaagggagaggcgggtaagaaattattattattattattattattattattattattattattattattattattattatatcagggGTAAGTGACAAAGGAGGAGGCAAGACAGTGGGAGTAGAGCCCAGGAATTTGCAGGTCAATGCAGAAGGCAAACTGGGAAGGTGCAATACCCAAGGTGTCCAAGGTCTATATGCTAAGGCACAgaatatgggaaacaaacagcGTGAACTTGAAATCCCAATCCAGGATGGCAAGTATGACTGGAAAGGTAtcactgagacttgggtggggtAAGACTCATAAATGGAATATGAGGGATTTGCAGCCCAAGTTGAGCAAGGAGATAGTTAAAGACAGAATCAAGACTCAAAAGAAACTTGACAGGCTGGAGCACTGAGCTGAAACTAATAAGATGAAATTCTACGGAGATAGAAAGTCCTGCAAAGTCAAAGGCATGCGTACAGGACGGTGCAGACCTGGCTTGGCAGCAATATATGTGGAAAGGTTTGTGATCCATCTTAGTGGATCACAAACTGAGTATGAGCCAGCAGTGTTATGCCACAGCCAAGAAAGCTAACGcaatcttgggctgcattaacagaagcatagCATCCAGATCATGGGAAGTAATGGTTCCGCTGTGGTCTGCCTTGGGAGTAcaacgtccagttctgggtgcctcATTTAAAGAAGGGCATTGACAAATCAAACCACGTTCAGAGAAGAACGAGGATAATGAGGGGGTCTGAAAAGCAAGTCCtttgaggaacagttgaaagagctgcaaatgtttagcctgggaaagagaagattaaggggagaccaTGACAGGATAGTGGCCTTCAAATATCTTAAAGGCTGCCATGCAGAAGTGCAGCAGACTTATTCTCTGTTGCTCCGGACTTGAACCAGCGGGCGGAAATGGTAGGGAAGCAgtatttcagctaaacattagaaGCATCCTAACAGCGGGGGCTGCATCAGTAGACTGCCTCGGGAGGTGGTgtgctctcctttgctggaggtatttcagcagaagctggacagccatctgtcaggagaGCCGTAGCTGCATTCAGCACTGAGTAGATCGTTTCAAGAATTGTTGGGCCCCAAAAGAGGCCCCCAAGCCAACATACTAATTACAACAACGTAGATCAGAAAAGTTTTTAATTCCACCTCACCCTCACCCTGAAAACTAAACAAGGAAGGAGTTTTCCTAGGGGGGAATTTCTACAATCAGGGTGCTGCAAGGGAAGACCCTGCCCCATGGACCCAACAATGTAATCTCCGTTGGTTTAGCACCCATGCCAGGGCCTCCAAAACAGAtcttaaactgggggggggggcttataggggaggaggaggcccttcAGATATCCTGGAACCAAACCATTTTGGGGTTTATAGGTAAGCACCATCACGataaattgagcctggaaacagaTTGGAAGCTAGTGCAGTTGTGGGCCGGAAATCAAGCCCCATTTTTAAACTGGCCAACATgttttgaaaggtttttttttttagctgttttaaattgcttttaatttttttatgtggAAGTTTTTTATATTGTGCATTTGtcttataatttttgtgaactgctcaaagagctttggctaattGGGCAATATAGGAACGAAATGGCACGCTGAGCCATCTACAAGCATATTTGTGTTCTCTCTTtcaccattgagcagggggttggactcgatggccttgtaggtcccttccaactctgctattctatgattctatgatatcaccaAACTGTCAAGGATAGTTAAGGCACAGCTGTGGGGTCTTGTAccttttagctaagatttaattaaaaATAGTCTGGAAGGATTTGAGCCTGGTCGGCCTCTGGAATGTTACAATCTCTGTGAATtgatctctgtcagtgttctcagagcagagttGTGGAAGTGCCTCTACTCCCTGCAAGCCACCTGCTTGCCTCAGTCTGGGTAGAGAAGATGTCTGTGAGAAactgagagagaaagggtgggggtttgcagaagggACACCCAGACTGAAGCGTTATCTTGGTGTACTGAGCAGTGTTACCTTCTTTAGACAGAAGCActgctgaaaggccaaagcccctgtctgtcaagggGTCTGCAAGAGGCCTatacctccctttttaagctggtgtaAAAGCgaagagcctttgctaggaacatctgctctgcattccCAGAAAACCTCCATTTGGACCCATCATCGTatgagactggggggggggggggcactctgcacatgctccctcctaagtggaattttggattactaagaacttgccgTGAAAAGTACGGTGAGGCTTTGCATAGTCTTGAAttcttgtttgctgtggattgtgtctTTGTTGTCATCTCAGTGCACTAGGAGACTGGGCTTGATCACTGATGGTTGGACCTTCtctcctctgcctggactcatgcagCAAGGAGCTGGCTGCAGCACAGAACTCCTTGCATTTGAGGGTGCACCTTTCCTCGTgatcttgtttaagccttgaCATTGTTGCCTTTGAGTTACCAATGTATGATCCaaggttggactagctctctttgggGTTTTTtcggcctttcaagaatttgctcccTTGATTGCTTGAGGGTTCATGTCAGGACTCATTTCCCtcccttgtccaggtttggaacccaCGTATGAATTGACATTCCCTTGTGTTTAGAACTGTGGAGATGGCAATGGGAAAACCACGTTGATGGGGATCTCGTCACAGTAGCAGGGATTAGCTTCTTACTATTCTGGAATTTCTCGGCATCGATAGCTAAATGATTTCTAAAGTGTGCAATCATTAAACTTTGCTGTGGGATTTATTCCAATAAAGAAGCGTCACTGATTtaggtgtcctgtgtcagtttgccagagtGTGTGCTTACCTGAGGGACCGAGAGACCTGACAAAGAACAATTCACACAGACGGTAACATTCCAGAGGCCAAccaggcccaaagccttccaggCGACTTCTAATTCTATCTTAGCTGAAAGGTACAAGACCCCACAGCCATGCTTTGACGTCTGaacttcccctccctgcctccctctcacATAAACACCTCCTTGAATAGCTTACCCTAGCAGCTGCCTTAGCTTGCCCGAAAGCCTGGAGGAGCCCAGGTTCAGCTCCTTGAGGCGGGTTAGGCGGCTGAGCTGGGTGGCAAAGTACTGCAGGCTCCCTTCCATGCCCACCGTGAGGCGCCTCACGTCAATGTTGCTGTAGGGCAGCTTCAGGCTCGCCAGATTTGTGAACTTGGCCAAGTGCGGGAGGACCACTCTCAAGCCAGACAGCCCGAGGTTGTTGAACCTTAGGTCCACCTGACGGACCCCAGTTGGGTCCAGGAACTCCAAGAGCCCCACGGTACTGGCAATGGAGAGTTCCTCTGCCCGGAAGTCCCGGCACCTCAGCTGCAGCGCGTTGTTGCTGTTGGTCTGCAAAGCATCCTTCAGGACTCCGTAGGAGGTGCTGTTCACAAAAAGGTCCACCCAGACGTCCACGGACACAGGCTGAGGGGCCGGCAGGGCCACAGAGTTGTTGTGGGGGCCTTTCCGCCTCTTGGACGCCCGTTTCACACACTTGCTCTGTTGCTTGGAGATGTCAAGGCAAGCCTTCGCCAGCGTGACTGTTCTGGACCAGAGGCTCATGCTTTCAGGGCCCTGCCCTTCATCCTGAAGGCCAGTCATATCCAGAATCTGCAGCCGCTGCC carries:
- the LRRC14 gene encoding leucine-rich repeat-containing protein 14, giving the protein MHSLVFLCAQKVVSHYAILHDSLGFLPKELYPVLFKAAFMDKRTPSLQQLVQTWPFPVLSFQKLLRKCQHCERALIREKPNKLCIQAVILGLVTYLIKMLEDRRCIKSKGQRLQILDMTGLQDEGQGPESMSLWSRTVTLAKACLDISKQQSKCVKRASKRRKGPHNNSVALPAPQPVSVDVWVDLFVNSTSYGVLKDALQTNSNNALQLRCRDFRAEELSIASTVGLLEFLDPTGVRQVDLRFNNLGLSGLRVVLPHLAKFTNLASLKLPYSNIDVRRLTVGMEGSLQYFATQLSRLTRLKELNLGSSRLSGKLRQLLGDLQSPLESLELAFCYLLPNDFAYLSQSLHTPALKKLDLSGNNLSDSLLQPFQGLLTEAASTLLHLDIMECRLMDTHLNVLLPALCRCSRLRYLGVFGNPISAKGLKNLLHRAVGLLDLKLVIYPYPVDCYGEDLPWPPTSSNLLNGSVDEEKFARVSNELQQMLLSANRADTIWTTNLCRHNSLDYFSL